DNA sequence from the Lycium barbarum isolate Lr01 chromosome 5, ASM1917538v2, whole genome shotgun sequence genome:
CAGGTATCAAAATATTTCTGCCAATGGCTTGCCATCACCAAAATCAGCCTAGTAATGGGCAGCCATAAAGCCTTTACAATTACTTAAACAACTACCTGTTGAATGAAAGATGAATAAATCAATGTACCAAGTTATGCCTCTACAAGTTAGACAGATCCATTATTTTATAACAAAGCTGAAAACTTGATTAGAGTCTTCATCAAGGATTTGTTCATTTTGTTgccttctttttttaattttatatgcaGCTTTGGTGGATATGCTGATAGCCAAGACTAAAAGCtgggaagaagaaagaaagaaacctTTTCTATATGATGAGGTAAGAAGTTAGTAACTAATATCCCCAAATAAAATACTTTTATTGGTTAGTACAAAGAATTACTCGCAGTTACATAAAGGTTTGGGCTAACGTCTATCATTTGAAGCTAAGAGAAGCTGAATTGGATTTATCCAAGATCTTTTTAAGTTTTTATTCCTATAGACAATACAGAAGTCAGAAGACAATGCTGATAGTATAAAACATCATGACAGTTCAGTGGCATCTCCAACCCTAGTCTACTTcatcaattatatatatgtttttgcaTAGGTGAAAAAAGAGAGGGAGGGTATTCTTTATCTGGTGAGAATATAGACGATATTTTCGGTACAGACCAAGAAATGGCCTACAAAAAGTATGCCTGCTTTCAACATATTCTAAATGAGAAAAGACTCAACAAGAAGCATTGGAAAAATTAATAGAAATAGAATCAACGTTAGCATCTTAATGAACTAACTATAGGCCACATTAACCATGTTGAGTTCAAAAGaagtactctctccgtctcaatttatgtgacactctttcctttttagtcacacatttctatattttgtGACAACTGACTTTAaacttcctattttacccttaatgagatgatttataaccacacaaatatctatggcttattttagatcacaagtgTCAAAAGTCTCCATTTCACTCTTAGACTCTAAGAAGTGTGaccagtcaaacaccttcacataaactCGAACAGAGGGAGCACAAAGTCAATTGGTCAGAAACTTGTGATGCAATGAAAAAGATTGCAGAATTTAGTCAAATTTATTTCCAGAATGTTACTAACATGCGCCTGTTAATAGGACATGTTCATCAACTTAAGACTCAAATGCTACTAGGAAGATACCAGCCACAACAAGCCCTAGAAAGAGATGATATAAACAATATGCCCTTGGCCCTCCGATTATATATTAACGAATATATCATTTGGCCATATTCTAAGGTACCGCTGCTTGCAATGTTGGAAGAGTATAATTTGCAACGGAAAGAAAGAGATGAAGAGAAACAAAGACAACGGGTAAGCACTGCGACGCATATAAAGAATTTCTTTTCTTATTCACTGTTCCACTTTTGTCTGTCTCTATGTACATTTTTAACTTCCAATATTTTCAACAACAAAATCTCAATCCCAAGATAATTGAAATATTTCCAATCTATCCAACATTCACATAAAATAAATGAACAGTGAATACCTCAACTTAATCATTACCTCCTTTTACAAGATGTAATGTTGCTCTTGCAGGAAAAGAAGAAAGCGCAGAATCAGGTGCCAGTTGGGCAAGAAAATCTCTTTGTCCTAAGGCCAGGCACCAGCAGCAAACGTCTTTCTGATAGAAGCGTAAATGGAGGTTTCAACAATGCTACACCTGTGAATAGAAAGTCTTCTTTGGGTATACAACAAGTGGGATCAATGCCCATTAGCACACCACATCAAAGCATTTCTTTGTTTAAGGAAGCAAAGAAAGAACACCATACAAAGATCCTCTCCCGTAGTCATTTTGTTTTTCATCCAGCAGATGATTCAGCTTCAGTAGTCTCATCATTTTCGGGCCCCTTTTCACCTTAGAGTTTGTGTGTGTTAATGATCTTGAATTTATTTGAGTTCACTAATTTGACGAAATCAGAAAATTCCTTAATAGGAAGAAGGTAGAATCATGCAAAAGGATAATTTACATTGTCTAGGATTTCTACAACTATGTCACCTTATTCAGAAGGACACAAATAGACAGGGGGAGCAACTTTCAGTGAAGTATTTGCCAATAAAAACCCATGTGGAGTGTCTTGTTACAAGCATCAATACATtcactctttgtttgtttttgcTCAAAGGCTACTTTGTTAACCCGTTATGCATATTTCTTGGAACAAGCACATAAAGATGATGTGTTCTTCACCCATGAGATCTTTTTGGAAAGATCACATTAGCCTGTATTAATCAGCAGCATAAGTATTAATGAACAACCTCCCTTCTTTGGAAGGTGTTAATTTGAACATGTAAGAGAAAAATAACACAAATTTTTATTCATTGATCATTGGCGATGTGAAGTTGTTTATGTTACTCATTCGTGATATTTACTCATTCGTGAATTTACAACATTTAACTCACATTAGGAAGACTTAAGTCAGGCGAACAGTATTGTATGCAACAGGATTAAACTGCAATCATTCATCAAATCAGTGAGTTACTAATGCAGTAAAAACATTTGGCTCTTTTAGCCTCATAAAAGGATCAACTTAGTCTTGAACTTCGTTTTGAGAGACAAGCACCACATCTAGGTAAGGGCTTACATAAGTAATGTAGTGATGGTTACAGGCTTTCTTTATTActcctttgtttcaatttgtttcaAGAAGAATTtcactttctatatttaataactCTTACACCCAACATCGTTCATGACATATTTAAGAGTTAAGACACATAATTTAAAGGGCATTGTGGTACATTTGAGTTTAAGAACTCATAATTCAAAAGTTTCTTTATTTCTTTAACTATATAgtgagtcaaactaagacaaacaaattcaAACGTATGGAGTAGTTTATATTCGTACAAAGCTCACACCCGAGGTTACAAGTTAGCAGTAGTAGATGAAGTGATAATCAGCAACTAATGCTGCAAAATCATAGATCGGCCTCTGTCAATACATAAATCATATGTCTAGGAAAATAACAATTTCTATTCAAATTATTAATAATAAGTTCTACCATGGATGTGAATAACCATTCAAAACAGCATATAAAACACCGAGTTTTGAAGGATAAACCTACAAGAAAAATAGGATGTGGTATATAAAAAGGTAATATAAAagataaaatatgattattaaataataagtaagcacaaaatatgaaaaaataaataaggtAATCAGTGTTACATAAAATGGAACTTTTCGTGAGTAAgtaaataaaatttaagtaacaatcaaaacaaacattgtatttaaactaacaacacaatacaatccaatacaataggtaacaagcTGTTACGTGCACTTCTGAAAGAATGCCTCGATTCGTCGTGTTCCAGTAGGAACTGTCTTATCCGTCGATGATCGAGTACGATTCTGAACCTTCGGAAATGGATCAGACGGCTGTGAAGAAGGCAAGGGAAGCGAATCGAGAAGGAAATCACTCGTAGGTTGATGTCTTTTCACAGCAACTCTTAAATGTTCGAGTTTTACAGTCTTTCTCTTCTTCTCTAACGCGACTTGTGCAGATTTCTCAGCTAAGTGTTCGATGAAAAGCTCGGTAGAGCTAGCGATGAGATGTAAGGCTTCTGAGTTTACTTTGTTGATGTCTTTGTCGAGTTTCATGATTTTCTTCACTCGGCTTATCGGAATTTGGAGTTGGTGAGTCCCTTCGGTGGTGgggttttcttgttgattttcttCGGCCATTGTTATGGTGAATTATGCTAGTTGTTGATGAAGAGAATTGAAGTGGAAATTTGGGTTTTAAGGGTTGTGAATTTGGCGGGAAATGAATTTTTGCTTTGGCgccaaaaagtttttttttttttttttcggttctTCTGCTATTTCGAGGATTTGGAGAAATTAGTAAATTCCATATGTGCCATTTGGGGCTTAAATTTGAGAAAATTGCACTTTTACCCTTCAAATGGCCCTTTAGCAATCAGGTTTATGCTTCGGGGCATAAGTTATTTATTCATGTGAGGCATAatttgtgagatattatgatgcgaaaatataaatttatgccacgtaaaaaaattgtttcttatgacgggcaaaaattaaagaccaacacaagaTTGGAGTATAAGTGTCAATGACCCCTTAAATTTTGATTAGTCTTAGATTGCTTTCTTGTAAATCTTTTTAGAGTTAGTTGTTCAAGAACAACATTAGAAAGAGAAGTAATTGGCACGGTATGACAATTATGTCTGACAAGTGTATTTGTCCGTGCTTTGCGCAGATTAAGTTTGCGAAATAATCCCTTTTTAATATCTGAATATAATAGATATCTTAAAAATTATTTTGACATCCAAAACAGATTAATTTTTTAGTTTCAACCTGTTTTATTATTAACTAAGTCTTATTTTTCATCACTTGTTACACAAATGAAACTTTATTTTTATAGTTTAAATTTCCtcaaaaataaatatttaaagaAAGTAATGAATTCCAAATACCTAATTTTTTTATGTGCATGTGTTTAGCAAATTTTACATGATTTTTCCATGGTACATATGACATATACGTAGATATCTAACATATCTTTTCCTTTCATTAGGGATTTTAAATTTAGTGTATTCAtaatttttttcgttgttttatttatataatttaaaTAGAGAGACATGGACATTGAGAATTCATATAATCAATTGTAATTTATTACGAATTCAAacaattattattgttgttaaatATAAAAGACTAAAGATAAGGTAAAGAAAAACACAAAATAATACGAAAGAGATCTTGACAGAGTTATCTTCTTCTATTTAAATTGTAATGATCTATATCAACTCATTTCATCATAATTTATACAGCTTCTCTACTCTATGCATATTACAAACGTTTTTGAAAGACTATATAAAACATTTTCACTATCATATCAGCATCTTCATCCTTCACTTCCCAACAACTCTTTCCAATAGAGTTTTACTTATTATCATTACCTTTATATCTCTCTGGACTACCTCTAAAATTGATTTAA
Encoded proteins:
- the LOC132641273 gene encoding uncharacterized protein LOC132641273, giving the protein MAEENQQENPTTEGTHQLQIPISRVKKIMKLDKDINKVNSEALHLIASSTELFIEHLAEKSAQVALEKKRKTVKLEHLRVAVKRHQPTSDFLLDSLPLPSSQPSDPFPKVQNRTRSSTDKTVPTGTRRIEAFFQKCT